A single genomic interval of Pseudochaenichthys georgianus chromosome 3, fPseGeo1.2, whole genome shotgun sequence harbors:
- the LOC117464420 gene encoding myoblast determination protein 1 homolog yields MDLSDLSFPLSSADDLYDDPCFSTSDLNFFDDLDSRLMHAGLLKPDDHVHHHHHHHVPVAEEEEEDEHVRAPGGPHQTGHCLLWACKACKRKTSNEDRRKAATMRERRRLGKVNNAFETLKRCTASNPNQRLPKVDILRNAISYIESLQSLLRTGREDSFYPPMEHYSGDSDASSPRSNCSDGMTDVISPCSSRSENSDGSYCSHPDDSSSKPSLISSLDCLSSIVQRISTDPAPAPPGDSVVPRGPESPQSSPASSSSSAEPNSIYEPQ; encoded by the exons ATGGATCTGTCCGACCTTTCCTTCCCTCTCTCGTCTGCTGATGACCTTTACGATGACCCCTGCTTCAGCACCAGTGACTTGAACTTTTTTGATGACCTGGACTCTCGGCTGATGCACGCTGGCCTGCTCAAGCCAGATGACCATGTccatcaccatcatcaccaccacgTCCCAgttgcagaggaggaggaggaagacgagCATGTGAGGGCTCCTGGGGGCCCCCATCAGACGGGGCACTGCCTGCTTTGGGCCTGCAAGGCCTGCAAGAGAAAGACGTCAAACGAAGACCGGAGGAAAGCAGCAACAATGCGGGAAAGGCGGCGACTGGGAAAGGTCAACAACGCCTTTGAGACCCTGAAGAGATGCACGGCGTCCAATCCAAACCAGAGGCTGCCCAAAGTGGACATCCTGCGCAACGCTATCAGCTACATCGAGTCCCTGCAGTCGCTGCTCAGGACTGGCAGGGAGGACAGCTTCTACCCGCCCATGGAGCACTACAGCGGGGACTCAGACGCCTCCAGCCCGCGCTCCAACTGCTCCGATGGCATG ACGGATGTCATCTCTCCGTGTTCATCCAGAAGCGAGAACAGTGATGGTTCCTACTGCAGCCACCCAGACG ATTCCAGCAGCAAACCATCGCTCATTTCCAGTTTGGACTGTTTGTCCAGCATCGTACAGCGGATCAGCACAGACCCTGCTCCGGCCCCCCCAGGCGACAGTGTGGTCCCCCGGGGCCCTGAATCCCCTCAGAGCAGCCCTGCAAGCTCCAGTTCCTCTGCTGAGCCCAACAGCATCTACGAGCCGCAATGA